Proteins co-encoded in one Colletes latitarsis isolate SP2378_abdomen chromosome 13, iyColLati1, whole genome shotgun sequence genomic window:
- the LOC143349564 gene encoding uncharacterized protein LOC143349564, giving the protein MDHQEQELYEQAAQLRSMEEYNLWEHRFGDYLDSLEERSRIKRLRLSIGEKQSLIARIARLESLKDSTRNRFVHAGAGHSARLRWHEIDTAFVKRILTGAVINSNHIEPRNFLEDARDIVVDHVRNIVLKHDSVKINTILNGEFVAGNKCANKSVNTKNCELFRLSDLREWYDLRVIEPILASLDEFQERDSGWALSRILNLIVNVNKYMPMYAGCAIQLPREVRLKKAVINVCSTDNACFAWSVVAALYPAESHVSLASSYPHYTIVLNIQDIEFPMTLNQIKMFEHINNISINVYTIENKKVLPIQVTDKKMERHVNLLYLEGANDVGHFTWIKNLSRLVCTQLSKHNGRKYFCDRYCNSRPTSPLLERLEKPQIDGRAVALQCNSTHRFRILAYLNQEASSSTGPRQEPEPPKLFSNFLY; this is encoded by the exons atggatcatcaagagcaggagctgtacgagcaagccgctcaattaaggtcgatggaagaatacaatttatgggaacatcgatttggcgactatctcgattcgttggaggaacgaagccgaatcaagagactgcgactctcaatcggtgaaaaacaatcattgattgctcgtatcgctagattagaaagtctaaaagattcgacacgcaatcgatttgtacatgCGGGTGCTGGACATAGTGCAAGACTCAGATGGCATGAAATTGATACGGCTTTCGTTAAGCGTATATTGACCGGTGCGGTGATAAACTCTAACCACATAGaacctcgcaattttctcgaagatgcgagggatattgtagtcgatcatgtgcgaaacattgtgctgaaacatgatagtgtaaaaataaatactatacttaacggtgaatttgtggctggtaacaaatgtgcaaacaaaagtgttaacacgaaaaattgtgaactttttcgcttgtctgacctacgcgaatggtatgatttacgtgtcatcgaacccattctagcatccttagacgagtttcaggaacgcgatagtgggtgggcgctgtcgcgtatactgaatttaattgttaatgtaaataaatatatgccgaTGTATGCAGGATGTGCCatacaattaccgcgagaggtacgactaaagaaagcagtaatcaatgtatgctcgacggacaatgcatgttttgcgtggtcggtggtggccgctctgtatccagccgaaagtcacgtatctctcgcatcgtcatatcctcattatacaaTAGTGTTAaatatccaggatattgaatttccaatgacattgaaccaaattaaaatgtttgaacatatcaacaacatctccatcaatgtctataccattgagaataagaaggtgttaccaatacaagtcaccgataagaagatggaaaggcatgtcaatttgttgtatttagaaggagcaaacgacgtgggacatttcacatggattaagaacttatctcgcctcgtatgcacacaattgagtaaacataatggcagaaaatacttttgtgatagatat tgcaactctcgaccaacaagtcctcTGTTGGAACGtctagagaagccgcagatcgacggtcgtgccgttgcatTGCAGTGCAACTCGACGCACAGATTCA GAAtcctggcctacctcaaccaagAGGCAAGTTCGTCGACCGGGCCGAGGCAGGAGCCAGAACCtccgaaattattttctaattttttatacTGA